The genomic stretch tttgccaactaaacaaggccatatacgAGAAGCCGGCCGGCCGATGTCTTCTCTGTACTGTATGTGATGAGTCGTGAATGTGCCAGGACTGGTAGGCAGGTGACAAATCGGTTTCATCGGCTGCAGAGGATCGTGGTGTCTATATATATTCTGCTAACTAACCTGGAGTAGTTAGTGATCCACCCCTACTTATTATATTATGTAGTATATGTGTATATATTATCTGTAGTGATTAATTGACCTAAGTATATTAGTTGATGAGCCAAGGGGTtacgttttttttctttttctgtgtaCTGCGCATGCTTGAGAGTGGTATTATACTGACTGATGCGGACGAGTGAGAACACACAGAACAAAACAGGTTTTCATTGAGTCATTGAGAAACGGAGTGCGTCGATGTGGGTCCACGGATAGGAATGCACACATGATTATTGCATCCGCCAGAAGGAAACTGCACATCATGACTTGATGAGCTGATGATCGATGCAGCCTAAAGTTGTTCTACGTAGATTCTAAGGAAAATGTAGTAGTACAATTTTATGTAAGATCGAAGTCATAAAAACGATTCTACTGCCTCCCAAAAAAAATCTTAGAATGTGGCAAAAAGAATCGAGATTTTAAAATTAAAACCATGATGCAGCATACACGAGGGTACAGTGCACGAGGCTGGGGATCGGATGGTGGGctggtggctttgtttagttcaaacaaaaaccaaattttttttcaagattctcctttatatcgaatcttgcggcacatgcatggagcattaaatatagatgaaaataaaaactaattacacagtttatctgtaaatcacgagataaatcttttaagcctagttactctatgattgaataatgtttgtcaaataaaaacgaaagtggcaCAGTTCTGAAAACCGAAAAATttacggaactaaacaaggctgtaGAGCAGCCAGGCATTGGGAGAGCCCATGGCCCCACAGTAGTCCGCCACACAGTCGGCTCCAGCGTGGCAGCTTCTTTGACCCTGACGCCACTGAGCGCGTGGGCCCCCGTGGACGCCTTCCATCCGACTCTCATCCTCGTCACCACCCCAGACCCATCACCCACTCTCCACGCGGCCGCACACCTATAAATACGCCAGCAACCACCCTTCCCGTCCAAGTCAATCCAACAACCAGATCAGCCAAGCAAGGCAAggcgcagcagcaacaacagggGAGCTTGCTTACCTGGTCCCCAATCCCCATTCCCATCTCCTCCCGGCCGCCTGCCTCTTCCCTTCTTCCTTCAACAATCCTTCACCAACTCCATCCCGTGATCCATGGCGGCGGCCAAGTCCATCGACCGGCTGCCGGCGCGCCTGGTGGTTCCGGCCGAGCCGACGCCAGCCGGCCCGCTCCACCTCTCCTGGCTCGACCGGTACCCCACGCAGATGGCGCTCATCGAGTCGCTGCACGTCTTCAAGGCGGCCCCCGCCACCGCTACCGGCGGCATtgacggcggcgccgccgccagccCGGCCAGGACCATCGAGCGCGCGCTGGCCCGCGCATTGGTCCACTACTACCCTCTCGCGGGCCGCCTGGTCCTGTCGGAGTCCGGCGCGCAGCAGGCGGTGGACTGCAGCAACGCCGGCGTGTGGTTCACGGAGGCCGAGGCCGCCTGCACCCTCGAGGACGTGGACTACCTGGAGGCCCCGCTGATGATCCCCAAGGACGACCTCCTCCCGCCCACCCCCGCCGCAGGCGACGAGGAGGACGAGCGCGCGCTCGTCCTGCTCGTCCAGGTCACCTCCTTCGCGTGCGGCGGATTCGTCGTCGGCTTCCGCTTCAGCCACGCCGTCGCCGACGGCCCGGGCGCCGCGCAGTTCATGAACGCGGTCGGGGAGCTGGCACGCGGCGCCGAAAACGCGTTGTCGGTGGTGCCGCAGTGGGGCCGCGACGCGATCCCGGACCCCGCCGCCGCGCTGGTCGGGCGCCTCCCGACTCCCGACGCCGACAGCAAGCGGCTCGAGTAcctcgccatcgacatctccgccGACTACATCAACCACTTCAAGGCGCAGTACAGCGCGGCGCACGCGGGCGCCGCGTGGTGCTCCGCGTTCGAGGTGCTCATCGCCAAGGCGTGGCAGAGCCGCACCCGCGCGGCCGGGTTCGACCCGGACTCCCCCGTCCACCTCTGCTTCGCCATGAACGCGCGGCCCATGCTGCACGCCTCGCTCCCGCGTGGCGGCGCCGGGTTCTACGGCAACTGCTACTACATCATGCGCGTGTCGGCGCCCGCGGGGAAAGTGGCCGGGTCCTCGGTCACGGAGGTGGtgaagatcatcaaggacgggaaGCGGCGGATGCCCGCGGAGTTCGCGCGGTGGGCGGCGGGGGAGGTGGGCGCCGCCGGCGTCGACCCGTACCAGATCACGTCCGACTACCGGACCCTGCTGGTGTCCGACTGGACGCGCCTCGGCTTCGCGGAGGTGGACTACGGGTGGGGCCCGCCGGCCCACGTCGTGCCA from Sorghum bicolor cultivar BTx623 chromosome 3, Sorghum_bicolor_NCBIv3, whole genome shotgun sequence encodes the following:
- the LOC8078776 gene encoding acyl transferase 7 → MAAAKSIDRLPARLVVPAEPTPAGPLHLSWLDRYPTQMALIESLHVFKAAPATATGGIDGGAAASPARTIERALARALVHYYPLAGRLVLSESGAQQAVDCSNAGVWFTEAEAACTLEDVDYLEAPLMIPKDDLLPPTPAAGDEEDERALVLLVQVTSFACGGFVVGFRFSHAVADGPGAAQFMNAVGELARGAENALSVVPQWGRDAIPDPAAALVGRLPTPDADSKRLEYLAIDISADYINHFKAQYSAAHAGAAWCSAFEVLIAKAWQSRTRAAGFDPDSPVHLCFAMNARPMLHASLPRGGAGFYGNCYYIMRVSAPAGKVAGSSVTEVVKIIKDGKRRMPAEFARWAAGEVGAAGVDPYQITSDYRTLLVSDWTRLGFAEVDYGWGPPAHVVPLTNLDYIATCILVKPWAHKPGARLITQCVTPDRVAAFHEGMLDTSC